A genomic stretch from candidate division KSB1 bacterium includes:
- a CDS encoding glutamine synthetase adenylyltransferase produces MTTLIDYKKIDLLLREQLNPEQISNFLQSLNFKDWQAAHRSLLRMAETDELIPNLNQLYPFLLEVISKAANPNQTLINFEQFLDGASDKSALLQYLNHEPRMVEILITLFAGSQFLSEILFRHPEYFEQLKDRKQLAQTKTVHQFYAESIKSIQFTEHISEKLDNLRKYQKKELLRIGASDLMGLLDFQTVTLQISNLADSLVRACLEIAAEKTQIDPQGFAVLAMGKLGGQELNYSSDIDLLFIVESIPIAYRKLGESLINSLSKATGEGFLYRVDMRLRPWGRDGPLISSLEDHFKYIETTARLWEKQALLKTRVISGEERVGIEFLNRIQPLVFDVANHNVRAEVSLMKKSVEANLRIRGENQREVKHGEGSIRDIEFLTQYLQLIHGANRPEIRSRNTIDALARLRACDLLPVEQFRILTDGYTFLRIIEHHLQLMHYRQTHLIPSKADDITYLANRLAFSGKNAGKNFMARYQEHSRAIREIYEEYLGGSKIPKQVRLGQLPSNIHGIENDLSKHVSRMNASYREIFSNEEIEKHEKLIQFLDENTLAKIEATSLTDHSWQLVIVGYDYLGALSVICGLLFIYGFNIQSGQIFTYESVDSTGAKQPGSRRRRKRISHSNVEKGSLRKIVDVFRITQTQKHVSEEIWQNYETELVDFLRKIRAKQSKEVQGELAKRVANTLRQTTTEVTTSMQPILIDIDNTASEHHTILRIDASDTIGFLYELTNALTLNGIFIWRVMISSIEDRLHDTIFVTDIQGQKITEPSKQRELRIATTLVKHFVRLLPNAPNPESALLHFREFIEQLFQQSNWMNELVFIQKPDVMDALAKLFGVSDFLWTDFLRLQHHNLFPVLKDLEALSTVKSKADLRKELNMALNKISDESETVLKLNEFKDREMFRIDMRHIQGYITEFGQFSAELSDLAEVIVETAFAFCEKHLVEKYGMPVVGSKRSPITLFALGKFGGREMGFASDIELMFIYEGKGKTIGPNSITNAEYFEALVHEVRNSIHAKRAGVFEIDMRMRPYGKAGRFSVTKDAFQKYFDPDGPAWNYERQALVKLRPIAGDPNFGKGIVELRDKILYTDEPFDVISMRAMRERQIRQLVTGGTLNAKFSPGCLVDLEYLVQGLQITHGKAKPELKLQNTRQAILKLHETGIITKQEEETLTNALVSLRLLIDSLRVVRGNTRDLTVPSTDTEEFYFLARRLGYLEKNQLKKDILKFTTNVQELNNRLLPYPN; encoded by the coding sequence GTGACCACTTTAATAGATTATAAAAAAATAGACCTTCTGTTACGGGAACAGCTAAACCCGGAACAAATTTCTAACTTTTTACAAAGTTTGAACTTTAAAGATTGGCAGGCTGCCCATCGAAGTCTTTTACGAATGGCTGAAACCGATGAGTTGATTCCCAATCTTAATCAATTGTACCCATTTCTCTTGGAGGTCATTTCCAAAGCAGCTAATCCCAATCAGACATTAATCAATTTTGAACAATTCCTGGATGGAGCTTCAGATAAGTCGGCCTTGCTTCAGTATCTGAACCACGAACCTCGTATGGTAGAAATTTTAATTACGCTTTTTGCCGGCAGCCAATTCCTTTCAGAAATTTTGTTTCGACACCCCGAATATTTCGAACAGTTAAAAGATCGTAAACAGCTAGCCCAGACTAAAACCGTTCATCAATTTTATGCCGAATCCATAAAGTCAATTCAATTTACCGAACACATATCTGAAAAACTGGATAATTTGAGAAAATATCAAAAGAAAGAATTGCTTCGCATTGGCGCCAGTGACTTAATGGGGCTTTTAGATTTTCAAACGGTTACTTTGCAAATTTCTAACCTTGCAGATAGTTTGGTACGTGCATGTCTTGAGATCGCCGCTGAAAAAACTCAAATCGATCCGCAAGGATTTGCTGTTCTTGCAATGGGAAAACTTGGGGGACAAGAATTAAATTACAGTTCCGATATTGATTTGTTGTTTATCGTTGAATCCATCCCAATAGCCTATCGCAAACTTGGTGAAAGTTTAATCAATTCACTTTCAAAAGCTACCGGTGAAGGATTTTTATACCGTGTGGACATGCGTCTTCGCCCATGGGGCCGTGATGGACCTCTTATTTCATCTTTGGAGGATCATTTTAAATATATTGAAACGACGGCCCGGTTATGGGAAAAACAGGCTCTATTGAAAACCAGGGTTATTTCAGGCGAAGAAAGAGTTGGCATAGAATTTTTGAATCGAATTCAACCTTTGGTTTTCGATGTAGCCAATCATAATGTGCGGGCTGAAGTTAGCCTAATGAAAAAAAGTGTTGAAGCAAATTTGCGCATACGAGGTGAAAACCAACGGGAAGTTAAGCATGGAGAAGGTTCCATCCGTGATATTGAATTTCTAACGCAATACCTCCAGCTTATTCATGGTGCCAATCGACCCGAAATACGCAGTCGCAACACTATTGATGCTTTGGCTCGTTTGCGCGCATGTGATCTCTTACCAGTAGAGCAATTTAGAATCTTAACAGACGGATATACTTTTCTGCGTATTATTGAACACCATTTGCAATTGATGCATTATCGCCAAACTCATCTTATTCCATCCAAAGCTGATGATATTACTTATCTTGCCAATAGACTTGCATTTTCGGGAAAAAATGCCGGTAAAAACTTCATGGCTCGTTATCAGGAACATAGTAGAGCAATCCGAGAAATCTATGAAGAGTACCTTGGCGGTTCCAAGATTCCTAAACAGGTTCGATTAGGTCAGTTACCTTCTAATATTCACGGGATTGAGAATGATTTAAGTAAACATGTTTCCAGAATGAATGCTTCTTACCGAGAAATATTTTCAAACGAGGAAATTGAAAAACATGAAAAACTAATTCAGTTTCTCGATGAGAATACATTGGCAAAAATTGAAGCAACTTCTTTAACGGATCATTCCTGGCAGCTCGTCATTGTCGGTTATGATTATTTAGGTGCTTTATCCGTCATATGTGGATTGCTCTTCATTTATGGATTCAATATACAAAGCGGCCAAATTTTCACCTATGAATCAGTAGATTCGACCGGCGCCAAACAACCGGGTAGCCGAAGAAGACGCAAGAGAATATCCCATTCTAATGTGGAAAAAGGTTCCCTGCGAAAAATTGTAGATGTGTTTCGAATTACTCAAACTCAAAAACATGTTTCTGAAGAAATTTGGCAAAACTATGAGACCGAGCTTGTGGATTTTTTGCGTAAGATACGCGCAAAACAAAGTAAGGAAGTGCAAGGCGAATTGGCTAAGCGTGTTGCGAACACGCTACGTCAAACAACCACAGAGGTAACAACTTCAATGCAACCGATATTAATTGATATTGATAATACAGCCTCCGAACATCATACGATTCTAAGGATTGATGCTTCGGATACAATCGGATTTTTATATGAATTAACAAACGCTCTAACTTTGAATGGAATATTCATTTGGCGGGTTATGATCAGCTCTATTGAAGATCGTTTGCATGATACCATTTTCGTTACTGATATACAAGGTCAAAAAATCACAGAACCCTCAAAACAGCGGGAATTGCGAATCGCAACTACGTTGGTAAAACACTTTGTTCGCTTGTTGCCAAATGCACCCAACCCAGAATCTGCATTATTGCATTTTCGTGAATTCATCGAGCAACTTTTTCAGCAGAGTAATTGGATGAATGAGCTGGTTTTTATCCAAAAACCGGATGTAATGGATGCACTTGCAAAACTTTTTGGCGTGAGTGATTTTCTTTGGACTGATTTTCTCAGGTTGCAGCATCACAATTTGTTTCCAGTCCTTAAGGATTTAGAAGCCCTTTCTACCGTAAAATCAAAAGCGGATTTGAGAAAAGAACTAAATATGGCTCTAAACAAAATATCTGATGAAAGCGAGACTGTACTGAAATTAAATGAATTTAAAGACCGTGAGATGTTTCGCATCGATATGCGCCACATTCAAGGATATATTACCGAATTCGGTCAATTTTCCGCAGAGCTTTCCGATCTTGCCGAAGTAATCGTTGAAACTGCATTCGCCTTTTGTGAAAAACACCTCGTTGAGAAATATGGAATGCCGGTAGTTGGCAGTAAAAGAAGCCCGATAACGTTATTCGCATTAGGTAAATTTGGTGGGCGAGAAATGGGATTTGCATCGGATATAGAGTTGATGTTTATTTATGAAGGAAAAGGCAAAACAATAGGTCCAAATTCAATTACAAATGCTGAATATTTTGAAGCATTGGTTCATGAAGTCAGAAATTCGATACATGCCAAACGTGCAGGTGTATTTGAAATAGATATGCGTATGCGGCCTTATGGCAAGGCAGGACGATTTTCAGTAACAAAAGATGCGTTCCAAAAATATTTTGATCCGGATGGACCTGCCTGGAATTACGAACGTCAAGCACTAGTTAAATTACGCCCCATAGCTGGCGACCCAAATTTTGGCAAAGGGATTGTTGAGCTTCGTGACAAGATCCTTTATACTGATGAGCCATTTGATGTAATTTCTATGCGTGCAATGCGGGAACGTCAAATCCGGCAATTGGTAACTGGTGGGACTTTGAACGCGAAATTCAGTCCGGGTTGTTTGGTTGATTTGGAGTACCTGGTTCAAGGCCTTCAAATTACACATGGCAAGGCAAAACCAGAATTAAAGTTACAAAATACACGTCAGGCAATATTAAAGCTACATGAGACTGGCATTATCACGAAACAAGAAGAGGAAACGCTTACAAATGCACTGGTTTCCCTTAGATTGTTAATTGATAGTCTCAGGGTCGTTCGCGGAAATACACGGGATTTGACTGTTCCTTCCACTGACACCGAAGAATTTTATTTTCTTGCCAGAAGACTTGGTTATCTGGAAAAAAACCAGTTAAAAAAGGATATTTTGAAGTTTACGACCAACGTTCAAGAGCTAAACAATCGCTTGCTTCCTTATCCAAACTAG
- the glnA gene encoding type I glutamate--ammonia ligase → MAKSIADVLQMAKDKDAKILDLKFMDFPGLWQHFSAPISTLTDDLFTEGFGFDGSSIRGWQAVNESDMIVIPDPNTAIIDPFMQPTTLSLVCDVHDPLTKEKYTRCPRNIAQKAEAFLKSTGIADIAYLGPEAEFFIFDDIRFDQTANSSYYFIDSVEGRWNSGKEENPNLGYKPRYKEGYFPVPPSDAFHDIRSEMILTMIESGLDVECHHHEVATGGQAEIDLKYGPLVSMADGMLLFKYIVKNTARKHGKTATFMPKPLFGDNGSGMHTHISLWKEGTPLFAGSGYAGLSEIAMFFMGGLLKHAPALVAITNPTTNSFKRLVPGYEAPVNLAYSMRNRSAACRIPVYSDNPKSKRVECRWPDPSCNPYLAFSAMLMAGLDGITNKIHPGEPLDKDIYELAPEELAEIPSTPASLDEALESLEKDHDFLLKGDVFTSDVIETWISYKRVNEVDAMRLRPHPYEFALYYDI, encoded by the coding sequence ATGGCTAAATCTATTGCGGATGTCCTGCAAATGGCTAAAGATAAGGATGCAAAAATTCTAGACTTAAAGTTTATGGATTTCCCGGGTTTATGGCAGCACTTTTCTGCTCCCATTTCCACATTAACAGATGATTTATTTACCGAAGGATTCGGGTTTGACGGTTCCAGTATCCGGGGTTGGCAGGCGGTCAATGAAAGTGACATGATTGTCATTCCAGATCCAAACACTGCTATTATAGATCCATTCATGCAGCCAACGACTTTAAGTTTGGTTTGTGATGTCCATGACCCTCTAACTAAAGAAAAATACACCCGGTGCCCGCGTAATATTGCCCAAAAAGCTGAAGCATTTTTGAAATCTACAGGTATAGCAGATATAGCTTACTTAGGCCCGGAAGCAGAATTCTTCATTTTTGACGATATTCGGTTTGACCAAACCGCCAATTCTAGCTATTATTTTATTGATTCCGTGGAAGGCCGTTGGAATTCAGGAAAAGAGGAAAATCCAAATCTTGGCTATAAACCACGCTACAAAGAAGGATATTTTCCAGTTCCGCCTAGCGATGCGTTTCATGATATTCGTAGTGAAATGATACTAACCATGATCGAGAGCGGGCTGGATGTGGAATGCCACCATCATGAAGTTGCCACAGGTGGACAGGCAGAAATCGATTTGAAGTATGGGCCTTTGGTAAGTATGGCTGATGGGATGCTGTTGTTTAAATACATTGTCAAAAATACTGCACGGAAGCATGGTAAAACCGCTACTTTCATGCCGAAACCGCTTTTTGGTGATAATGGTAGCGGGATGCATACCCACATAAGTTTGTGGAAAGAAGGAACTCCGCTATTCGCCGGTTCCGGTTATGCAGGCCTCAGTGAAATAGCCATGTTTTTTATGGGTGGTTTATTAAAACATGCGCCGGCTCTTGTCGCTATAACCAATCCAACAACCAATTCTTTTAAGAGATTGGTACCCGGTTATGAAGCCCCGGTTAACCTGGCGTATTCAATGAGAAATCGTAGCGCTGCATGCAGAATTCCAGTTTATTCCGATAATCCAAAATCCAAACGAGTAGAATGCCGTTGGCCGGACCCATCTTGTAATCCTTATTTAGCTTTTAGCGCCATGCTAATGGCCGGTTTGGATGGCATTACCAATAAGATCCACCCTGGTGAACCGTTGGATAAGGATATTTATGAATTGGCTCCGGAAGAATTGGCAGAAATCCCATCCACGCCTGCTTCATTGGATGAGGCTTTGGAAAGCTTGGAAAAAGATCATGATTTTCTTCTGAAGGGTGATGTTTTCACCAGTGATGTAATTGAAACATGGATCTCTTACAAAAGAGTAAACGAAGTGGATGCGATGCGGTTGCGGCCACATCCGTATGAATTCGCTTTGTATTACGATATTTAA
- a CDS encoding carbon-nitrogen hydrolase family protein, translated as MTKLALIQQYASLDIDENINRAVASTKKAANEGAQLIAFAELAFSRFYPQTPASGDVTKLAETIPGRTTDIFSQLAKEFSIVIVLNLFERYGNETFDSSPMINSDGSILGTTRMVHIIEAPCFHEGGYYTPGNHGTQVFETTIGKVGIAICYDRHYPEYMRSLALQGAELVVIPQAGSVGEWPPGLFESELQVAGFQNGYFTALCNRVGKEDCIEFEGKSFVTAPDGRIIAQAPDSDDAILYAEIDLNEIPNSHAKKHFLIDRRPELYGAWLK; from the coding sequence ATGACCAAATTAGCTTTAATTCAACAGTATGCTTCTTTGGATATTGATGAAAATATAAATCGCGCAGTGGCTTCAACTAAGAAAGCCGCAAATGAAGGGGCTCAACTTATCGCATTTGCAGAATTGGCCTTTTCTAGATTTTATCCCCAAACTCCGGCTTCCGGAGATGTGACGAAACTCGCTGAAACCATTCCTGGAAGAACAACAGATATATTTTCCCAATTGGCTAAGGAGTTTAGTATTGTTATTGTTTTAAATCTATTCGAACGCTATGGCAATGAGACTTTTGACTCTTCGCCGATGATTAATTCTGATGGATCCATACTTGGTACGACACGTATGGTTCACATAATTGAAGCGCCTTGTTTTCATGAAGGAGGATATTATACACCAGGGAATCATGGCACTCAGGTATTTGAAACAACTATCGGTAAAGTCGGAATAGCCATTTGTTATGATCGACATTATCCTGAGTATATGCGGTCCTTGGCTTTACAGGGAGCAGAATTAGTCGTTATCCCCCAGGCAGGTTCCGTAGGCGAATGGCCTCCTGGGTTGTTTGAATCTGAACTTCAGGTTGCAGGTTTTCAAAATGGCTATTTTACTGCACTTTGTAATCGTGTTGGAAAGGAAGATTGCATTGAGTTCGAGGGAAAGTCTTTTGTTACAGCGCCAGATGGAAGGATTATTGCACAAGCTCCCGATTCAGACGATGCCATTCTGTATGCTGAGATTGACCTTAATGAAATCCCTAATTCCCATGCAAAAAAACATTTCTTAATTGATCGGAGACCGGAATTATATGGCGCCTGGTTAAAATAA
- a CDS encoding NTP transferase domain-containing protein gives MKGVILAGGLGSRLSPLTKVTNKHLLPIYDKPMIYYPIETLVRSGIDDILIVTGGKNAGDFLRLIGNGKEFGLRHINYTYQEGEGGIAEALDLAEYFIDNDKVIVVLGDNILEKDIKQYVDEFKEQKSGAKILLKEVVDPQRFGVAEVEDEKVIGIVEKPQVPKTNYAVIGIYMYDSRVFDIIKTLNPSDRGELEITDVNNAYIRLKEMSYNILDGWWTDAGTFESLYNANHLIANSNLNFT, from the coding sequence ATGAAGGGTGTAATTTTAGCAGGCGGTTTAGGATCGCGACTTTCTCCTCTTACCAAAGTCACAAACAAGCATCTGCTTCCAATTTATGATAAGCCAATGATATATTATCCAATCGAAACATTGGTTCGTTCCGGGATTGATGATATTTTGATTGTAACCGGTGGTAAAAATGCAGGAGATTTTTTACGTCTAATTGGAAATGGCAAAGAATTTGGGTTAAGGCATATAAACTATACCTACCAGGAGGGCGAAGGCGGCATTGCCGAAGCGCTAGATTTAGCAGAATATTTTATAGATAATGATAAAGTTATTGTTGTTCTTGGCGATAATATACTTGAAAAAGATATAAAACAATATGTTGATGAATTTAAAGAACAAAAATCTGGAGCGAAAATTCTCTTAAAGGAAGTAGTAGATCCCCAGAGATTTGGTGTTGCAGAAGTCGAAGATGAAAAAGTGATAGGCATTGTTGAAAAACCACAAGTTCCAAAGACAAATTATGCAGTAATTGGTATTTATATGTATGATTCAAGAGTATTTGATATTATAAAAACACTAAATCCATCTGATCGAGGTGAATTAGAAATTACAGATGTAAACAATGCGTATATCCGATTAAAGGAAATGAGTTATAACATTTTGGATGGTTGGTGGACGGATGCCGGGACTTTTGAGTCTTTATATAATGCAAATCATTTAATCGCAAATAGTAATTTAAATTTTACTTAG